Proteins encoded together in one Acanthopagrus latus isolate v.2019 chromosome 19, fAcaLat1.1, whole genome shotgun sequence window:
- the LOC119008262 gene encoding leukocyte elastase inhibitor-like translates to MASTTDLPKANTSFCLDLLKKLSEEDKTGNVFYSPFSISSALAMVMMGAGGNTANQMSEVLCFTEKQPPTEAEEEQSQMQMQMQSQSQTGLQVAMQMQMETRMQMRMRMQQSSRLPGYLRRCLKPQNGQDDVHAKFAKLLSDLNKADAPYTLSVANRLYGEQSYQFVKDFLAETKKHYSAELESVDFKTNAEEARVNINSWVEKQTQDKIKNLLAEGVVDNATKMVLVNAIYFKGTWDKQFKEEETYDAQFKLNKNDTKPVKMMRQKSEYRLLKIDDPDINCKILEMPYKGNDLSMLIFLPNEIEDDTTGLEKLEKALTYEKFNEWTSPDMMIKDEVNVSLPRFKMEEKYDLNDVLISMGMKDAFNVGMSDFSGMSPANDLFLSKVVHKAFVEVNEEGTEAAAATGAVVTVRSAKITETFIADHPFLFFIRHNDSKSILFAGRFCSP, encoded by the exons ATGGCATCAACAACTGATCTACCAAAGGCCAACACCTCCTTCTGTCTGGATTTGTTGAAAAAGTTGAGCGAGGAGGACAAGACGGGGAATGTTTTTTACTCTCCTTTCAGCATCTCTTCAGCTCTGGCCATGGTGATGATGGGagctggaggaaacacagcCAACCAGATGTCAGAG GTCCTCTGCTTCACTGAGAAACAGCCACCAACAGAGGCTGAAGAAGAACAGTCgcagatgcagatgcagatgcagtCCCAGTCCCAGACGGGGTTGCAGGTGGcgatgcagatgcagatggagACACGGATGCAGATGCGAATGCGGATGCAGCAGTCTTCCAGACTGCCAGGATATCTGCGCCGG tGCCTGAAACCCCAGAATGGTCAAGATGATGTCCACGCTAAGTTTGCTAAACTACTGAGTGATCTCAACAAGGCAGATGCACCGTACACCCTCAGTGTGGCCAACAGGTTGTATGGGGAGCAGTCCTACCAGTttgttaag GATTTCTTAGCAGAAACCAAAAAGCACTACAGCGCTGAGCTGGAGTCTGTCGACTTCAAAACCAATGCTGAGGAGGCCAGGGTCAACATCAACAGCTGGGTGGAGAAGCAGACGCAAG ATAAAATCAAGAACTTGTTGGCTGAGGGTGTTGTGGATAACGCGACCAAGATGGTACTCGTCAATGCCATCTACTTCAAAGGCACCTGGGACAAACAGTTCAAGGAGGAAGAAACATATGATGCTCAGTTTAAATTGAACAAG aATGACACGAAGCCGGTGAAGATGATGAGACAGAAAAGTGAATATCGTCTCTTGAAGATTGATGATCCTGACATCAACTGTAAG ATCCTAGAGATGCCCTACAAAGGGAACGACCTCAGCATGCTCATCTTCCTGCCTAACGAGATAGAGGATGACACCACAGGCCTGGAGAAG CTGGAGAAGGCGCTGACCTATGAAAAATTTAACGAGTGGACGAGTCCAGACATGATGATAAAAGATGAGGTGAATGTGAGCCTGCCTCGATtcaagatggaggagaagtaTGACCTGAACGATGTCCTGATCAGCATGGGCATGAAGGATGCTTTTAATGTTGGAATGAGTGACTTCTCCG GCATGTCTCCTGCCAACGACCTGTTCCTGTCAAAAGTCGTCCACAAAGCCTTCGTGGAGGTCAACGAGGAGGGAACcgaggctgctgctgccactggtGCCGTTGTGACCGTCCGCTCTGCAAAGATTACTGAAACATTCATCGCAGACCaccccttcctcttcttcatccgACATAATGACTCCAAGAGCATTCTCTTCGCTGGACGGTTCTGCTCCCCTTAG
- the LOC119008264 gene encoding leukocyte elastase inhibitor-like — protein MASPTPLSKANTTFALALLKKLSDNDKTGNVFYSPFSISSALAMVMMGARGNTATQMSECLKLQNSQLDVHDKFAKLLSDLNKANTPYALCVANRLYGEQSYMFVKDFLAETKKHYSAELESVDFITNAEEARVNINSWVEKQTQDKIKNLLAEGVVDNATKMVLVNAIYFKGTWDKQFKEEKTYDAQFNLNKNDTKPVKMMRQKSRYRLLKIDDPDINCKILEMPYKGNDLSMLILLPNEIEDDTTGLEKLEKALTYEKFNEWTNPAMMTNDEVEVSLPRFKMEEKYDLNDVLISMGMKDAFNVGMSDFSGMSPANDLFLSKVVHKAFVEVNERGTEAAAATGIVCTLQCFRITPTFKADHPFLFFIRHNDSKSILFAGRFCSP, from the exons ATGGCGTCACCAACCCCTCTGTCCAAGGCCAACACCACCTTCGCTCTGGCTTTGCTCAAGAAGCTGAGTGATAACGACAAGACTGGAAATGTCTTCTACTCCCCTTTCAGCATCTCTTCAGCCCTGGCTATGGTGATGATGGGGGCCAGAGGCAACACTGCCACACAGATGTCAGAG tgcctGAAACTTCAAAACAGTCAACTTGATGTCCACGATAAATTTGCCAAACTGCTGAGCGATCTCAACAAGGCGAACACTCCGTACGCCCTCTGTGTGGCCAACAGGCTGTATGGGGAGCAGTCCTACATGTttgttaag GATTTCTTAGCAGAAACCAAAAAGCACTACAGCGCTGAGCTGGAGTCTGTCGACTTCATAACCAATGCTGAGGAGGCCAGGGTCAACATCAACAGCTGGGTGGAGAAGCAGACGCAAG ATAAAATCAAGAACTTGTTGGCTGAGGGTGTTGTGGATAACGCGACCAAGATGGTACTCGTCAATGCCATCTACTTCAAAGGCACCTGGGACAAACAGttcaaggaggaaaaaacatatGATGCTCAGTTTAACTTGAACAAG AATGACACGAAGCCGGTGAAGATGATGAGACAGAAAAGTAGATATCGTCTCTTGAAGATTGATGATCCTGACATCAACTGTAAG ATCCTAGAGATGCCCTACAAAGGGAACGACCTCAGCATGCTCATCCTCCTGCCTAACGAGATAGAGGATGACACCACAGGCCTGGAGAAG CTGGAGAAGGCGCTGACCTATGAGAAATTCAATGAGTGGACTAATCCAGCCATGATGACGAACgatgaggtggaggtgagcctGCCTCGATtcaagatggaggagaagtaTGACCTGAACGATGTCCTGATCAGCATGGGCATGAAGGATGCTTTTAATGTTGGAATGAGTGACTTCTCCG GCATGTCTCCTGCCAACGACCTGTTCCTGTCAAAAGTCGTCCACAAGGCCTTCGTGGAGGTCAATGAGAGGGGAACcgaggctgctgctgccactggtATTGTCTGTACCTTGCAGTGTTTCAGGATTACTCCCACCTTCAAAGCAGACCaccccttcctcttcttcatccgACATAATGACTCCAAGAGCATTCTCTTCGCTGGACGGTTCTGCTCCCCTTAG